A genomic region of Azoarcus sp. KH32C contains the following coding sequences:
- a CDS encoding FAD-dependent oxidoreductase: MLSTFQYPKFEYVRPPEIAEGREGHYPVVIVGAGPVGLTAAIDLALQGQRVLLLDNDDTVSIGSRGVCYAKRTLEVLDRLGCAEEMVQKGVSWNVGRTFFREEEVFNFNLCPEPDHHRPGMINLQQYYLEDDLIKRARQLPNLEIRFKNTVIGVTPADDHATLRVETSDGAYTVRADWLIVADGARSPIRTMLGLDIDGKIFMDRFLIADVVMKADFPTERWFWFDPPFHRNQSVLLHRQADNVFRIDFQLGWNVDPEEEKKPENVIPRIKAMLGDDREFELEWVSVYTFQCRRMNSFNHGRVLFVGDSAHQVSPFGARGANSGIQDTDNLVWKLKLVMDGKAPTTLLDTYSEERCYAADENLMNSTRSTDFITPKSAVSKTFRNAVLGLAEQFSFARALVNSGRLSVPSFLADSRLNTADGDVFGGNMIPGAPLDDAPIQTCDGTQWLLGAVGNRFQLLHYIPDAGALDAATAQALRSLIDAPIPVEAVVVAERGTAPAGLKTLIDAKGRVRERYDLREGTSYLVRPDQHVAARWRALDVAKVRAAVARATCNA, translated from the coding sequence GTGCTGAGCACGTTCCAATACCCGAAGTTCGAGTACGTCCGCCCGCCCGAGATCGCTGAAGGGCGAGAGGGGCATTACCCCGTCGTGATCGTCGGCGCCGGCCCGGTCGGCCTGACTGCCGCGATCGATCTCGCCCTGCAGGGACAGCGCGTGCTGCTGCTCGACAATGACGACACAGTGTCGATCGGCTCACGCGGCGTGTGCTACGCCAAGCGGACCCTCGAAGTGCTCGACCGCCTCGGCTGCGCCGAAGAAATGGTGCAGAAGGGTGTGTCGTGGAACGTCGGCCGCACCTTCTTCCGCGAGGAGGAAGTGTTCAACTTCAACCTGTGTCCGGAGCCGGACCACCACCGGCCGGGCATGATCAACCTGCAGCAGTACTACCTCGAAGACGACCTGATCAAGCGTGCGCGTCAGCTGCCGAACCTCGAGATCCGCTTCAAGAACACGGTGATCGGCGTGACGCCGGCCGACGACCACGCGACGCTGCGCGTCGAGACCTCGGACGGCGCCTACACGGTGCGTGCCGACTGGCTGATCGTCGCGGACGGCGCCCGCAGCCCGATCCGCACGATGCTGGGCCTCGACATCGACGGCAAGATCTTCATGGACCGCTTCCTGATCGCCGACGTGGTGATGAAGGCGGATTTTCCGACGGAGCGCTGGTTCTGGTTCGATCCGCCGTTCCACCGCAACCAGTCGGTGTTGTTGCATCGCCAGGCGGACAACGTGTTCCGCATCGACTTCCAACTTGGCTGGAACGTCGATCCCGAGGAAGAGAAGAAGCCTGAGAACGTGATCCCGCGCATCAAGGCAATGCTAGGGGACGACCGCGAATTCGAGCTGGAGTGGGTCAGCGTCTACACCTTCCAGTGCCGCCGCATGAACAGCTTCAACCACGGCCGCGTGCTCTTCGTCGGCGACTCGGCGCACCAGGTCTCGCCCTTCGGCGCCCGCGGCGCGAACTCGGGCATCCAGGACACGGACAACCTCGTCTGGAAGCTGAAGCTGGTGATGGACGGCAAGGCGCCCACGACGCTGCTCGACACCTACTCGGAAGAGCGCTGCTACGCCGCCGACGAGAACCTCATGAACTCGACCCGCTCGACGGACTTCATCACGCCGAAGAGTGCTGTCAGCAAGACCTTCCGCAATGCGGTGCTGGGCCTCGCCGAGCAATTCTCGTTCGCCCGCGCGCTGGTCAACTCCGGCCGGCTCTCGGTGCCGAGCTTCCTCGCCGATTCGCGCCTCAACACGGCCGATGGCGATGTCTTCGGCGGCAACATGATCCCGGGCGCGCCGCTCGACGACGCCCCGATCCAGACCTGCGACGGCACGCAGTGGCTACTCGGCGCGGTCGGCAACCGCTTCCAGTTGCTGCACTACATCCCCGACGCGGGCGCCCTCGATGCTGCGACCGCGCAGGCGTTGCGCAGTCTGATCGACGCGCCGATTCCGGTCGAGGCGGTGGTCGTCGCCGAGCGCGGCACCGCGCCCGCCGGACTCAAGACGCTGATCGACGCGAAGGGCCGCGTGCGCGAACGCTACGACCTGCGCGAAGGCACGAGCTACCTCGTGCGTCCCGACCAGCACGTCGCCGCCCGCTGGCGCGCGCTGGATGTCGCCAAAGTGCGTGCCGCCGTCGCGCGCGCCACCTGCAACGCCTGA
- a CDS encoding MBL fold metallo-hydrolase, translated as MSAKKFASQADLEEKKISWDKLSDNAYAYTAEGDPNTGVIIGDDSVMIIDATATPVAAQGVIAKVREITDKPIKYVVLTHYHAVRVLGASGYTDEGLQQIIASQDTWDLIVERGQQDMDSEIGRFPRLFEAVESVPGLTWPTMTFQGEMTLWMGKLEVKIKQVGRGHTKGDTIVYLPSQNICFSGDLVEADAACYTGDAYLADWPQTLDNLAAMKFDKLVPGRGPALIGREAVDAGLGYTRDFVSTLYRSAQEAVGQGMDLKATMAHTRKNMDPKFGKVFIYEHCLPFDVTRAHDEASGIRDPRIWTAERDQQMWHSLQE; from the coding sequence ATGAGCGCAAAAAAATTCGCCTCCCAAGCCGACCTCGAAGAAAAGAAGATCAGCTGGGACAAGCTGTCCGATAACGCCTACGCCTACACCGCCGAGGGCGACCCGAACACCGGCGTGATCATCGGCGACGACTCGGTGATGATCATCGACGCCACCGCCACCCCGGTCGCCGCGCAGGGCGTGATTGCGAAGGTGCGCGAGATCACCGACAAGCCGATCAAGTACGTCGTGCTGACGCACTACCACGCCGTGCGCGTGCTCGGCGCTTCGGGCTACACGGACGAAGGTCTGCAGCAGATCATCGCGAGCCAGGACACCTGGGACCTGATCGTCGAGCGCGGCCAGCAGGACATGGATTCCGAGATTGGCCGCTTCCCGCGGCTCTTCGAGGCCGTCGAGAGCGTCCCCGGCCTGACCTGGCCGACGATGACTTTCCAGGGCGAAATGACGCTGTGGATGGGCAAGCTCGAAGTGAAGATCAAGCAGGTCGGCCGCGGCCACACGAAGGGCGACACCATCGTCTATCTCCCCTCGCAGAACATCTGCTTCTCGGGCGACCTCGTCGAAGCCGACGCCGCCTGTTACACCGGCGACGCGTATCTCGCCGACTGGCCGCAGACGCTCGACAACCTCGCCGCAATGAAATTCGACAAGCTCGTGCCGGGCCGCGGCCCGGCGCTGATCGGGCGCGAAGCGGTCGACGCCGGCCTCGGCTACACCCGCGATTTCGTGTCGACGCTGTACCGCAGCGCCCAGGAGGCGGTCGGGCAGGGCATGGACCTGAAGGCGACGATGGCGCACACCCGCAAGAACATGGATCCGAAGTTCGGCAAGGTCTTCATCTACGAGCACTGCCTGCCGTTCGACGTGACGCGCGCGCACGACGAGGCGAGCGGCATCCGTGACCCGCGCATCTGGACCGCCGAGCGCGACCAGCAGATGTGGCACTCGCTGCAGGAATGA
- a CDS encoding phasin family protein: protein MSSTSHSNAQRRGNLQGIDTFLALSEVYLDCIEHLAESTIAVYRAAIEEGVGAMRATAVRSGAPDPAAVPAALGQSLLEKALAYTRDSYETVTNAQLESAQILGRQFATPAIYMPLSNELKGTFDMFTRRFRDFSMTAEGAVAEAANRAGASSRLNKTA, encoded by the coding sequence ATGTCCTCCACGTCCCACAGCAATGCGCAAAGACGCGGCAACCTGCAGGGTATCGACACCTTCCTGGCATTGTCCGAGGTTTATCTGGACTGCATCGAGCACCTCGCCGAGAGCACCATTGCGGTTTATCGCGCCGCGATTGAAGAGGGGGTAGGCGCAATGAGAGCCACCGCGGTCCGTAGCGGCGCGCCCGACCCCGCGGCCGTCCCCGCTGCGCTGGGGCAATCCTTGCTCGAAAAGGCACTTGCCTATACCCGCGACAGCTACGAAACCGTGACGAATGCGCAACTCGAGTCGGCGCAGATCCTCGGACGGCAGTTCGCGACGCCCGCGATCTACATGCCGCTCTCCAATGAGTTGAAAGGCACATTCGACATGTTTACACGGCGGTTCCGCGATTTCTCCATGACGGCCGAAGGGGCCGTCGCCGAAGCGGCCAACAGGGCTGGAGCGTCTTCGCGCTTGAACAAGACGGCGTGA